In Ignavibacteriales bacterium, the sequence CCACGTTAAACCATACCGGGCTGTTGAAAGACATATACTGATTGACGAGAAGGAAGAGCAGCTCATGATAAAATATTTCCGCATCTTCTTCTGATGCGAAATAGCCGTCTTTTAATCCCCATGTGTAATATGATTTGGCAACACGATCAACAAGCTGGCGTATGCTCGTTTCGCGTTCTGCAGTTCCTAATTGGCCATAAAAGTATTTCGAGACAACAACATTTGTTGCGGTCATCGACCATGATTTTGGGATTTCAACATCTTTCTGTTCAAAGATTTTTTCGCCTCGATCGTTCGAGATGATTGCAGTGCGCAGTTCCCATTCAACTTCATCAAACGGATGAACACCTCGACGCGTAAAGTACCGCTCGAAACGCAGTCCACGTTTCGCAGCTGAATGTTCATTGTTGTGAGAATCGACTGAAACATTGGTGGGTTGCAAATTTCGCATCTGTATCTCCTTACCTAAATAAAGTGCAGCGAAGTGTTAATAATCAAAAATAATATAACGACAAGTACGCCCTCAGACGGCTTGACGTGTCCGATTTCAATTTTCAAATTACAGGTGATAACAAAACAATCGAATGGTCATTGCACACCATATCATATAAACAGTATTAAAGGAGTATGTCATTTTAGATTTTTTTGGTGTGCAACTGGTTGTAAATATATTCGGTTACAGTCCCTTTGTCAAGTTAAAATTGAAGAGAAAAAAAATCACTTTTTAAGGGTAAAAAAACACTTGACAAGAAGAACATTATTCATATATCGACCGATCTCTATTCTTGTTGTGTGAACATCTCTGGCACTTCGATGTCCGGTTAAAAGCAGTGTGAATTCATTTTATATAATTTTGATATAAAATCAATTATTCTTCCTAACACACTACAGGGCAAAAAAGTTCTCACATTCTTACTCCACGAATCTCTTCTGGAGCAAGATTTTCCTAAAAAAATGGGGAAACCCAGGTACGAAAAAAAATTATTGAGAAAAACGAGAAAATAGACGGATCAAATACACATTTCACCGCCTTCGAAAGAATGATCTGGATAGTAACAAAGTGAAAAAGATGAAAGAATAGATCGGGGAGTTAAGTAAGTATCTTGAACTTTGCTATGTTTTAAAATTGCAATGCGGTCACTTCGAAATTGAAACACGTACCAACGTCCGCTGAACAATTCTATCCGGTACAATCCACGCATCGCGGTATCCCTTTTCAACAAACTCCGGCAGCCGCTGGTTGGCTTCGTATCGATTAATAAAATCTCCAATACGCACTTTATACACCGGCGCATCGTACACAACATAAATCGAATCACCTACAAATTTTTCGACGGCAAGATTCTTCATCAAGATAGTTTCATCCACGTTGGATGACGAAAATATCTGAATGCGGTATCCTTGCACAACTTCTTCTTGAACAATCATACTGTCTTTCGGAATTTCCAAAGGGTTCTGCTGTTTCTGTTCCGAACTCCGCACCTTCTGCACAATTTCAATCTCCCGGTCGAATTCAACAGGGTTGAGTGTTGCTTCATATTCAGAAAGTAGAAGTTTTTTTTCCTTCGGCTTTTCGATTTTCGGTTTCTCTTCCACTTGAAACGGCTTCGACGCAGTACACCCGGTCATGAACGCCATCAATAAAATAATTCCGGCAATTAACTGTGTATGAGTTTTTATGGGATAAAGTTGATCCAGCATAGCTTGTACTCATGAGGATATTGCTGCTTTAAGGAATCGCAGAGGGCAAATGCATCGTTCCGATTTTCGTACCTGCCGATACTGACGCGGTACAATTTTGCACGCTTGATAAACGTACTAAATACCGGCTGGTTTGCAAAATGTTCTTTAGCTTTCTTTTGTGCACGTAAGGCATTCGATACCTGACCAAAAGCACCGACCTGTACCGTGTA encodes:
- a CDS encoding SPOR domain-containing protein, which codes for MLDQLYPIKTHTQLIAGIILLMAFMTGCTASKPFQVEEKPKIEKPKEKKLLLSEYEATLNPVEFDREIEIVQKVRSSEQKQQNPLEIPKDSMIVQEEVVQGYRIQIFSSSNVDETILMKNLAVEKFVGDSIYVVYDAPVYKVRIGDFINRYEANQRLPEFVEKGYRDAWIVPDRIVQRTLVRVSISK